The window CCCAAGGTTGGTGAGGCCATTGTGGCAGGCGTACCCCATAAATACCGGGGCGAAACAGTAAAAGCATTTTTGGTATTAAAAGAAGGGCAAAGTGGTACTGAAGAAGAGATAATTGCCTTTTGCAAAGAAAGATTAGCTCCTTATAAAGTGCCCAAGCTGGTGGAGTTTAGGCAGGAATTACCCAAATCTGTGGTGGGTAAGTTGTTGAAACGGAAGTTAATCGAAGAGGAAGAACAGAAGCAGAGAGCCCATTGATTAATTAATAATTGAAAGGAGAAACAAACTATGGAACAACAAAAGCCTCCGTTATTTTCCAAGGGTAAAATCATTTTTTGCACTTTACTTGTTGCCCTGGTTTTGATTGCTGAAACAGTGTTGCATTTAAACCATTTAGCCACCTGGCCCGCATTTGCCTGTATGATTCTATATTTCCTGGCCCATATGGATCATAAACAAATACCCCATATCCTCATTGGTGCCTTCTTTGGTATCCTTAATTACCCTTTACTTGTGATGTTTGTTAAAGTGTTGGCCCCGGTAATTGGCTCCTTTCCGGCCCAGCTTATATATATTGGTTTATTTGTAGGCGCTATTGTTCTGCTAAAGGATCATTTACCCTTGGTCTTCAATACCAATGCCTTCATGCTGTTGGTGATTACAGCCGTTGCTGCTAAGGTTCCACCGGCACCAGAGCCGTATTTATGGATTGCCATCCAATTAGTTGGTGGTACTGCACTGGTTATGGGCGTGTATGGGATTCAAAAAATTGTTGCCTCAATTATGGGTACGCAACAAAGTGCGCATTAATAAACTTTATCAAATTTTACGGGGATATTATTATGACCAAACCGGTAGTTTCTATCGTTAAACATAACGATACTTATAATTCAATAAAAGAAGCGTTGGAACTGTGCGACGGGCTGCAAGGTTTTAGTAAGCAAGATAAAATCCTAATTAAGCCTAACTTGGTATCCTGGGATTTTGAATTACCTTTTCCTCCCTATGGTGTGCTTACCACAAGTGCGGTAATATTTGCTCTGGTGCAGGTACTGCATGAGGCCGGTTTTAATGATTTAACCATTGGGGAGGCTTCTCTTGGTAGTTTCGGATCAACCACAGAAAGAATATTTCAGATGCTAGGTTATGAAAAACTACGTGAAAAATACGGAGTAAATTTGATTGACTTTAATAAGGACGAATTTGAGGACGTGGATGTTGGCGGTTTTAATTTTTCTATAGCCCGCACGGCGCTAGAAGTGGATAAAATCATTAATGTTCCGGTTTTTAAAACACATAACCAGTGCAAAGTTTCACTGGGTATTAAAAACTTAAAAGGCTGCCTGCACCGGAAGACCAAAAAGTTTTGCCACGCCCGGGATGAAAATTTGGAGCATATGTTCCCAAGAATAGCTGAAGTGCTGCCTGTGGAGCTTACTATTATCGATGGTATCTTTGCGCTGGAAAAAGGGCCGGGCCATTCAGGGAAGGCATTCCGAAAAGATATTCTGGCGGCTTCCAGAGATATTTTAGCCTGTGATGTAGTTGGTGCAGCTTTGCTTGGTTACGATGCCGGCGAGGTGGAGCACATAAAATATTTTGCCGCGCGTAACGGGGGCAGTATTGAGCTGCCGGAGCTTGAAACCCGTGGAGAAGCAATAGCGGATCATGCCGAGTTTTTGGATTATACTTGGGAGTGGACAGAGGACAATACCATGCCCGCTGGTTTTCAAAAACGTGGTATTAAGGGGTTGGCCCTTAGGAAATATGATGACTCTCTTTGCACAGCCTGCGCCGCTGCTTTTAACCCGGTTTTACTTTTATTTATGTCGGCTTTTAAGGGTGAGCCGTTTCCGGGGGTTGAGTTTGTAAGTGGCAAAAGGCAGGATGCCTCACCGGGTTTTGAGAAAACGGTTTTGTTTGGTAAGTGTGCCTACCACCGCAACAAAGACAACCCCAACATAAACAAACCCATTTTCATTAAAGGTTGCCCTCCGGACTTAAAAGAGTTTCAAAAGTTATTAAAAGAAGAGGGTATACATTGTGATTATGAGGAATATGTAAAGTACCGTCATTATATTTTTGACCGCTATCTCAGTAAGGAAGGGTTTGACATGGAATTGTATGTGAGATAGCAATTGTATGTTAGCTAACTCAAATATTATGATCTTTGATTAAAAGACTAAGAAGTTATGGTCAGTTAAAGCATAACTCCTTAGTTTTTCTTTTAGGTATTAAGCGTAAAATAAGTGATAGATTTTTCTGTATTGTTCAAATACTTGCAAAATGATAAACTGGTAGCTAATATATTCCGAAAATTTTGCCTGTTATCCCAGTTTCCAGTTGAGTGTGATAGGGGGTATCTTTATAACATGGATAATACCAAGATAGGGGTTGTTTCCACTTACCCGGAGATGACCAAGATGATCAGGACATTGGCCGGTGAAATGAATTTGAATTTGGAGGTAAGGGAGGGGGTATTGGAGGAAGGGGTTTCACTAGCGTATCAATTTGAACATGAAGGAGTAGATATAATCATCAGCCGGGGGGTAACCGGTGAAAAAATTAAGAAAGAAGTTTCCCTTCCCGTTGTTTTAATTGAGGTAACTTCATTTGATATATTAAAGGCGTTGCATGCAGCCCGGGGCATGGGGCGTAAAATTGCATTTTTGGGTCATAAGACTAAGGATTTTAGCCCTGAATTCAAGACTGTAGTTGACATATTGGATATAGAAGTTGAGTGCTACCCGTACACCAATATTTATGAGATGGATGAACAAGTAACCAGAATATTGAGATCGGATTTAGAAGTAATTGTAAGTACGGGGCTGTGTGTTTATGAAATGGCAAAAAGCTCAGGTACCAATGCTGTGCTGGTGCATTCGGGGAATGATGCTATATATGGCTCCATAAAAAGGGCAGTGGAATTGCTGCGGGGGATTCGAAGAGACCAAGATCGCTTTAAAAAATATAAGGCGGTATTGGAATCATCCAATGATGGTATTCTGACCATTGATGAGCACCACCGAATTACTTTTATGAATAAAGCAGCGGAAAATCTTTTAGAAATGGAAGCCCGTACCCTGGTGGGCAGGCATATCGATAACTTACGGGAATCCACCATCTTGGGGGCTTTAATTAATATTGATAAGGTGGGCACGGAAACTTATAAAGAGGTGGGCCGCAAGAAGTTCTGGGTGAACACTATGCCTATCTTTCTGGGTAATAAAAGAAACGGTATTGTTACCATGTTCCAGAGTGTGGACCGTATTCAGGTAATGGAGCAGAATTTGCGGCGCCAACTTTATAAAAAGGGACTTTACGCCAGGCATACCTTTAACGATATTATCGGTAGCAGTGAACTGCTTATGGATACCATTACCAGGGCTAAGAAATATGCCGGGGCAAATGCTACCGTATTGATTTGTGGCGAAAGCGGCACCGGGAAGGAACTATTTGCCCAGAGTATTCATAATGAGAGCGAAAGGCGTGAAGGTCCTTTTGTGGCCGTTAATTGCGCCGCCCTACCCGAAAACCTGCTGGAAAGCGAATTGTTTGGCTATGAGGAAGGTGCTTTTACAGGAGCCAAAAAAGGCGGTAAAACCGGATTATTTGAAATGGCCCACGGGGGAACTATTTTCATGGATGAGATCAGTGGAATGACCTTACCCGTACAAGCCCGGCTATTGCGTGTTTTGCAGGAACGGGAAATAATGAGGCTGGGTAGCGACAGGGTGCTTCCCGTGGATGTCAGGATAATTGCGGCTACCAACTATGAACTCACTTTGGCTGTCCGGGAGGGCAATTTCCGCAGTGATCTTTTTCACCGCCTGGAAGTACTCAACCTGGATATCCCGCTTTTGCGCAAGAGAAAAGAAGATATAGCATTGCTGGCTGAATTTCTGGTCAATAAATTCAGTAACGAGGAGAAAAAAAGTGTTCCACCTTTAACCAAGGCTGCTATAGAAAAGTTGCAAAAATACAATTGGCCCGGAAACGTTAGGGAACTGCAGAACATAATCCAAAAGTACGTTTTTTTAATTGAAGAAAATCAAAATGCGGAAGAACTGATTACCGGTCTAATTAACGAAAAAATAAAAAAATCATATACGGTCCCCGCAGGAGATGAAAACAGAATAAATATAAAAATTGGCAAAATGGAAGACATGGAGCGGGAGATTATTGAATACCTTATTTCCACCGGCGCACCCATAAAGGAAATTTCTCAAATTACCGGTACAAGTCGCACTACTATATGGAGAAAATTAAAAGATCTGGATGGAGCTATGGTTCGGTGAATATAAACTACCTCGGGAAAAACCTCTGAGGTAGTTTATATATGTGCTCTAATGCCTGTGCGCCCCCTGAATCCTCTATAGACCTTCTTCCAGGATATCGATGGCCGAAGTATCACAATCCTTAATAACCTCAGCTGTTTTAAATATTTCCGGTACTATGTTTCTAATATAATATTTAGCCGTTTGGACTTTGCCCTGGTAGAACGGGTAATCGAAATGATCTGTACCAATCTCCTGCATTTTATTGGTCGCTATGGCAGCTTGTTCAAACAAAAGGGACCCGCCCCAGAGCATGGAGGTAGCGTGAAGGATTCTCGTAGTATATAATGGGGCTTTTCCCATATTTTGAGGAAGGATTGAGGTAATAAAACCCTGAATTTCCCTGTAGGCACCCACTGCTTCACGCATAATTTCATATTCCCTGGCCAACCCGTCACGATCCTTATTATCCTCAATAGATTTTTCTATTTCTCTAAACCATTCAGTAAATATGACCCCTTGATCCAAAGTCCATTTTCTAAAAACTAGGTCCAGCGACTGAATAAAGTTAGTACCTTCCCAAATGGAAAGTATTTTTGCATCCCGGGCGCACTGTGCTACCGGGTATTCTTCGGTGAAACCGTAACCGCCATGAATCTGTATAGCTTCAGCGGTGGTTTGCCATACCATGTCGGAGGGATAAGCTTTGACCAGAGGGTTATTGACTTCAATTCTTCGCATGGCCATTTTTCTTTCTTCCGGATCATTACTGTGACGGGTGAGGTCCAGGTAATAAGCATTCTTCATCAGCATGGCCCGGCAGGCTTCAACTATGGATTTTTGAAATAATAGCATTCTCCTAATATCGGCATGGTCAATAATTCTTACCCGCTCACCTTTGGGATTGCTTAAGGACTTACCTTGAACGCGTTCTTGGGCATACTGCAGAGAATAATTGTAAGCGGCCTGTGCAATGGACATAGCGGTAATGCCCGTACCTTGCCTGGCACCGTTCATCATCACGAACATTTGGGACATACCTTCAGCTTTGCCCTTTTCATCCGGCGGGCTGCCCAGTAGAATGCCGCGGCAGGTGCCTTCATCACCAAAGCTTAACATAGCCGTTGCGGAACCTTTAATGCCCATTTTGTGTTCCAGGGCTACTGTGGTAACATCGTTTGGCTCACCCAGACTACCGTCATCGTTAACCCAAATTTTGGGTACAATGAACAAAGAAATGCCTTTAGTACCCGGTGCGGCTCCTTCACATTTAGCCAGTAATAAATGAACGATGTTACCGGTAAGGTCATGATCTCCGGCAGTAATAAAGCACTTGGTGCCCTTTATTTTATATACCCTCGGGTTGTCCGTGGGAAAAGCTTTGGTAGTAATTTCACCCACATCCGAACCGCAGCAAGGTTCGGTTAAGCACATGGTGCCAGCCCATTCACCGCTGAACATTTTTGGTAGAAACTTTTCTTTATCCTCTTCCCGGCCGAAAGTGTTGATTAAATTGGTAGAGCCCCCGGCCAGTCCTATATAGGGGTGGAAGGCCGGGTTGGCGGCATTAAAGAATTCGCTTATGGGCAAGTGCAGCGTTGCCGGCAGTTTGCCTTCTTCATTGGGGTCATACTGGGAATTACCGTACCCATTTTCCTGCATAAAGTTATATAGCTTATGAAATGAGGGAGGGGTAGTTACTTTGCCGTCTTCAAGTTTCGCCCCCATGCGGTCCCCGTCAATGTTGGTGGGTGCAACTACTTCTTTGGCCACCTTCAGCGCCTCATCCATGATCATATCGATGTCATCCATCTCGTAATCATCTCTAAAGGCGTCAAAGCCTAACACTTTCTCTGTATCCAACCATTCGTTGAGGATAAATTTATGGTCGCGGTTAGAATAAATAAAGTTGCTGGACATGTGTAGCACTCCTTTATCTAAAGTTAAGTATTGTAGATTATTTCCCCTGAAAATTAGGCGTACGTTTTTGTAAAAAAGCCTTGCTGCCCTCTTTAGCATCTTCACTGGCAAATACTATTTGAGTCCCGGATTGCTCTATTTTGATACCTTCTTCAAGGGTGGTGTTGAGGCCCTGGGTTACCGCTTTGAGGATTTCCCGGATGGCCAGGGGGGCGCCTTTAGCCATTTTAGCGGCCAGTTTTTTTGCTTCTTCAAGCACTTGTCCGGCGGGAACAATCTTGTTTACCAGCCCAAATTCATAAGCCTGTTCGGCACTCAAGGGTTCACCGGTAAGGATCACTTCTAATGCCCTGGTTTTGCCAATTAGTCTGGGTAAACGCTGGGTACCTCCCCAACCGGGGATAATGCCCAGTTTTGCTTCCGGTAAGCCAATTTTAGCCGAATCGGCTAAAATTCTAAGGTGGCAGCTCATAGCCAGCTCATTACCACCGCCAAAGGCACTACCTTGTATCGCAGCGATAATGGGTTTAGGGTAATTTTCTATTTTAAGGAAAAGGTCATGCCCGCTTATTTTAGGTCGGTTACCTGCTTGAATAGATGCAAACTCTTTAATATCGGCGCCGGCGGAAAATAATTTTTCCCCGGCACCGGTTAAGACGATTGCCCTAACTGTATCGTCATTTAAACATTCATCCAGTAGATTATTTAAGTCACCTAGTACTGACTGGCCCAGTGCATTAGCCGGGGGATTATTGATGGTAGCAATAATATAGCCTTCTTCTTTGGCCACCACCAGTTTGGTATTTTCCAAGTCAATTCCTCCTTAAAAACGTAATAGTGGGCAAGTTTTCCATATTAAACTATCAAAGTTATTTCTTTTTAGTGTAGTCATAGAAACCTTTACCGGTTTTCTGGCCCCATTCTTTTTTAACAAATTTCTCCACCACAATGGGGGAGGGCTTAGAGGCCGGGTCTCCGCTTTCCTGGTAACGCTCCATGCCAATGTGATAGGCCAGGTCGATACCGGTAAGGTCCATCATGCGGAACGGCCCCATGGGATGTCCCAGCGCGTTTACCACAGCGGTATCAATATCTTCATAAGAGGCAACACCCATATCGTAGATATGCATTGCCTCCCGGTTGATAGCGGACACAATGCGGTTGACCAAAAAACCGGATATTTCTTTTTGCAGCATTACCGGCATTTTGCCAATGTCCTTGGACAGGTCAAAAATTATATTGGCCGTTTCTTCCGAGGTATGCGGTCCTTTGACCACTTCCACCAGCTTCATAACCATAGCGGGATTAAAAAAGTGCATATTGCAAACCTTATCCTGACGCTTGGTGGCCGGTGCAATTTTTGAGCTGACAATAAATGAACTATTGGTGGCCAGGATGGTATGGGATGGACATATTTCATCCAATTGAGCAAAGAGCTTTAACTTAAGATCCAGATTTTCCAACACAGCTTCAATAACTACATCGGCGTCTTGGGCAGCTTCCTTTAAGCTCGTGGTAAAGGAAATGTTAGCCCTGGCTTGCCGGGCAGTTTCCTCAGTCATTTTGCCTTTGGCTACCCGCTTGGGAAGGTAAGTATCGGCAAAGTTCTCTGCAGTTTTTAAGATTTCTGCCTTGATGTCGGTGCACTTTACCTGATAGCCTGCCACAGCACAGCAAAGGGCTATTTGGTGCCCCATGTTGCCCGCGCCAACCACACAAATTTTGTTAATGCCTGCTATTGTCATCTTCAAACCTCTCCTTTGTTATATTGAAATTGTTGGGATGCCCCGAAAAGGCTTTAACTCATTTATTAAATGTCATAATAGTGCAAGCCCTGTGCCAAAAAGGTGTTTATGTTAAATAACTTCAATATCTGCAGCAGGTGCTATATTGTTCGGCAACCTGAATACCCCTTCAGGTCTATCTGTTTGGCGAACTTTTTTTGACTAATGTTTTGTAAATGAAGCCGGCCACCAACATGGGTGGTCATTTTTTTAGTGTGATATATGGTTTTTTTGTTTAATTAAGCAACCCGGAGGTAACAAATTGAAACCCAACAGGTAGCATTAATGTCGCCTATTGGGGGTATTTAGCCTGTTTGTTTGAGTTTTGGAGTAGTGGCATGCCTTTTGCTCAATTAAGGTTTAGCAAAAAGTTTGCAAAGCGGGGAGGTTTAATTAAATGGCTGATTTTGCATACGATGTGCGGGACCTTAAGTTCATATTGAATGAATGGCTGGATATGGAAGAGATTTTTAACCTGGCTAAATTTAAAGAAAATTATGAAATGGACGATGTGGATTTTATTCTAAACGAAGTTTACAAGATCGCCAAAGAAGTGGTTTTTCCTGTTAATAAAGAGGGAGACCAAAATGGGGTTGT is drawn from Bacillota bacterium and contains these coding sequences:
- a CDS encoding acyl-CoA dehydrogenase, with protein sequence MSSNFIYSNRDHKFILNEWLDTEKVLGFDAFRDDYEMDDIDMIMDEALKVAKEVVAPTNIDGDRMGAKLEDGKVTTPPSFHKLYNFMQENGYGNSQYDPNEEGKLPATLHLPISEFFNAANPAFHPYIGLAGGSTNLINTFGREEDKEKFLPKMFSGEWAGTMCLTEPCCGSDVGEITTKAFPTDNPRVYKIKGTKCFITAGDHDLTGNIVHLLLAKCEGAAPGTKGISLFIVPKIWVNDDGSLGEPNDVTTVALEHKMGIKGSATAMLSFGDEGTCRGILLGSPPDEKGKAEGMSQMFVMMNGARQGTGITAMSIAQAAYNYSLQYAQERVQGKSLSNPKGERVRIIDHADIRRMLLFQKSIVEACRAMLMKNAYYLDLTRHSNDPEERKMAMRRIEVNNPLVKAYPSDMVWQTTAEAIQIHGGYGFTEEYPVAQCARDAKILSIWEGTNFIQSLDLVFRKWTLDQGVIFTEWFREIEKSIEDNKDRDGLAREYEIMREAVGAYREIQGFITSILPQNMGKAPLYTTRILHATSMLWGGSLLFEQAAIATNKMQEIGTDHFDYPFYQGKVQTAKYYIRNIVPEIFKTAEVIKDCDTSAIDILEEGL
- a CDS encoding DUF362 domain-containing protein, yielding MTKPVVSIVKHNDTYNSIKEALELCDGLQGFSKQDKILIKPNLVSWDFELPFPPYGVLTTSAVIFALVQVLHEAGFNDLTIGEASLGSFGSTTERIFQMLGYEKLREKYGVNLIDFNKDEFEDVDVGGFNFSIARTALEVDKIINVPVFKTHNQCKVSLGIKNLKGCLHRKTKKFCHARDENLEHMFPRIAEVLPVELTIIDGIFALEKGPGHSGKAFRKDILAASRDILACDVVGAALLGYDAGEVEHIKYFAARNGGSIELPELETRGEAIADHAEFLDYTWEWTEDNTMPAGFQKRGIKGLALRKYDDSLCTACAAAFNPVLLLFMSAFKGEPFPGVEFVSGKRQDASPGFEKTVLFGKCAYHRNKDNPNINKPIFIKGCPPDLKEFQKLLKEEGIHCDYEEYVKYRHYIFDRYLSKEGFDMELYVR
- a CDS encoding 3-hydroxyacyl-CoA dehydrogenase family protein, with the translated sequence MTIAGINKICVVGAGNMGHQIALCCAVAGYQVKCTDIKAEILKTAENFADTYLPKRVAKGKMTEETARQARANISFTTSLKEAAQDADVVIEAVLENLDLKLKLFAQLDEICPSHTILATNSSFIVSSKIAPATKRQDKVCNMHFFNPAMVMKLVEVVKGPHTSEETANIIFDLSKDIGKMPVMLQKEISGFLVNRIVSAINREAMHIYDMGVASYEDIDTAVVNALGHPMGPFRMMDLTGIDLAYHIGMERYQESGDPASKPSPIVVEKFVKKEWGQKTGKGFYDYTKKK
- a CDS encoding PAS domain S-box protein; the encoded protein is MDNTKIGVVSTYPEMTKMIRTLAGEMNLNLEVREGVLEEGVSLAYQFEHEGVDIIISRGVTGEKIKKEVSLPVVLIEVTSFDILKALHAARGMGRKIAFLGHKTKDFSPEFKTVVDILDIEVECYPYTNIYEMDEQVTRILRSDLEVIVSTGLCVYEMAKSSGTNAVLVHSGNDAIYGSIKRAVELLRGIRRDQDRFKKYKAVLESSNDGILTIDEHHRITFMNKAAENLLEMEARTLVGRHIDNLRESTILGALINIDKVGTETYKEVGRKKFWVNTMPIFLGNKRNGIVTMFQSVDRIQVMEQNLRRQLYKKGLYARHTFNDIIGSSELLMDTITRAKKYAGANATVLICGESGTGKELFAQSIHNESERREGPFVAVNCAALPENLLESELFGYEEGAFTGAKKGGKTGLFEMAHGGTIFMDEISGMTLPVQARLLRVLQEREIMRLGSDRVLPVDVRIIAATNYELTLAVREGNFRSDLFHRLEVLNLDIPLLRKRKEDIALLAEFLVNKFSNEEKKSVPPLTKAAIEKLQKYNWPGNVRELQNIIQKYVFLIEENQNAEELITGLINEKIKKSYTVPAGDENRINIKIGKMEDMEREIIEYLISTGAPIKEISQITGTSRTTIWRKLKDLDGAMVR
- a CDS encoding 3-hydroxybutyryl-CoA dehydrogenase; the encoded protein is MVVAKEEGYIIATINNPPANALGQSVLGDLNNLLDECLNDDTVRAIVLTGAGEKLFSAGADIKEFASIQAGNRPKISGHDLFLKIENYPKPIIAAIQGSAFGGGNELAMSCHLRILADSAKIGLPEAKLGIIPGWGGTQRLPRLIGKTRALEVILTGEPLSAEQAYEFGLVNKIVPAGQVLEEAKKLAAKMAKGAPLAIREILKAVTQGLNTTLEEGIKIEQSGTQIVFASEDAKEGSKAFLQKRTPNFQGK